The following are encoded together in the Panicum virgatum strain AP13 chromosome 6K, P.virgatum_v5, whole genome shotgun sequence genome:
- the LOC120712530 gene encoding auxin-responsive protein SAUR76-like, which yields MAKGGGLGKLRCVMRRWHSSSRIARAPAPGEAGGDARGASFHGAADEVPKGLHPVYVGKSRRRYLVAEELVAHPLFRTLVDRAGAGAGAGCTVVGCEVVLFEHLLWMLENADPQPESLDELVEYYAC from the coding sequence ATGGCGAAGGGGGGAGGGCTGGGGAAGCTGCGGTGCGTGATGAGGAGGTGGCACTCGTCCAGCCGCAtcgcccgcgcgccggcgcccggcgaggccggcggcgacgcccgGGGCGCGTCGTTCCACGGCGCCGCGGACGAGGTGCCCAAGGGCCTGCACCCGGTGTACGTCGGCAAGTCGCGGCGCCGGTACCTCGTCGCCGAGGAGCTCGTGGCCCACCCGCTGTTCCGGACCCTCGTcgaccgcgccggcgccggcgccggcgccggctgcaCCGTGGTCGGCTGCGAGGTGGTCCTGTTCGAGCACCTCCTGTGGATGCTGGAGAACGCGGACCCGCAGCCCGAGTCCCTCGACGAGCTCGTCGAGTACTACGCGTGCTGA